From Drosophila yakuba strain Tai18E2 chromosome 2L, Prin_Dyak_Tai18E2_2.1, whole genome shotgun sequence, one genomic window encodes:
- the LOC6527033 gene encoding E3 ubiquitin-protein ligase lubel isoform X5, which translates to MTTHQLLNKNVRSMPSWVTEANDRIGPKPPPTPPNGVAGGLPKAPALPPKAKSTPEPDYEIIEFSSQQYSNEPMKTTVIRTKTPDNKLKCTLCGSQNPWVTCAECAGQIFCASCDDMFHKHPKRKQHMRKAVEQGIPPIPPKAQPGGGAPPPVAPPRRTKRGLLTPFLGRKDQMLPPPSPTPSHKSLGGWRGSLGGGATPPVPPVANSNQMNQMNNRPLPEPPRSEGGGSSRSGTPKSVFDAIQRPPSVQLEKIKSKASATLDRMAILQQRYRQQKARQDLSANSEQHLSNGAGFEHWSNISPSPSHFRSGSMSSGLNSSHFDLSDDSQFHNSLLLQQRQAAGAQRRQMSTSVFNLNSNPRRPLAETQNGSAWLANQRIQQAQSMAQLNCAGCQQSQQQPGWPQHPHHLHAQHQHPDQWSQFGSQQQFNNSNLSLNVGPGYISQQHHPHYPPPVFMTQRGMMPNVYPGAPGYPMMHPGVMGMPPSAASRAASRSRYAASPTPSRKSMSLRRKRNSYVDDELTDDEDSDQDDRRSLVSNRSGMTSASRSQHHQNHHQPRQRRLSSASQLIASDELDGDQRHGMRQHKMRDRRGSIAKSVQSEWLPERRENEGTLTRNKTATDSARTSRIYSDLESEGSAARALVQAKIQQKLQEADQHKSTKKAEQKRKPEMKDENTQAAAVVQKVVTPAQEESASEYEEVIEEVTASESEADAEAADDPQEVPDEIGADDLGPPPSTPDHEWECEFCTFVNEPNIKICSICCKTPSKPPVQPTKAKKAEEKPQPPAEKSSNIKVASKPEAKQLQKPTTKSQQPSQKPVAASAKTTHATSTTSSKASPAVNSKSTSSIPVKTPSKSTLKTSSENESDNSLAKSLLHKESVENIWNTLDESIQAQAEQVLKKAQKVSTGCGGTPPRETAAVEMGTSPPPQSISTQTYDALPFNSKQEEIPTVVPDRFTTPEPNKMERRAHYRSNSQLQQENERYRSANDLRYHDGFGLDPYSAGLVTKRPNFINELRMLQLQVSSPFDMPHETTFGVKHEPARDPETEMHIILKELELYKFTVEELEAALKYCSPDTHPIQWLRENWHKLVQTVQSLSTKYGQERGENTIGTVSQNEAREALRNSGGNVWQAVADCIQQRQQKYRKLAAKGNFLREDIVNALTAHQGNVEQALVELNRTQLKPFLMRIWGSPNGVENESGVAIDTKSGASLEAELLNPPVASILPSQIIQEDIKVEALPIQSPPIIADSETRPAEQPVELVLEIPSEVVHPSVEPDGIEEPTALPITPAPPIADSESRPVEPPVETVLEEPKKVTPSMKGKTANSGTASKGPPTSSTSKTTKSTVSKIPKPTNEPTNKSNSTTQYKKVPLRSKSFSAPMGISSVKRIQEVYLQKQSTSIAASRVPLKSSPITKKSINDAISRFNSHQADGPSTSGAAAAAAAALLKPRSQPRIPKKKYHETCFSDDDYETSATEEEQEEPNLAEPQKAEQLKRKMSMPVFRAYPSVQEPVIEDPAILARKYVDQELVTNIAEAQIAATLVSMKFSEDVALWAARECSDLDQAIAMLQQECELCMNSYPMNQMVSMLKCLHKCCKQCAKSYFTVQITDRSINDCSCPFCKLPELSNEAQHEDEHLEYFSNLDIFLKSILDNDVHELFQRKLRDRSLLQDPNFKWCIQCSSGFFARPKQKRLICPDCGSVTCAQCRKPWERQHEGSSCEAYLEWKRENDPELQAQGVQEHLAQNGIDCPKCKFRYSLARGGCMHFTCTQCKFEFCYGCARPFMMGAKCTVSMYCAKLGLHAHHPRNCLFYLRDKIPMQLQFLLKEQKVKFDTEPMQIKDESSSSSKARAQARCPIPLQKETPQGLVDTVCNTEVPDKHAGMCRTHYVEYLAAKVAKAGIDPLPIFDLTDCVQELRRRGIALPERGPWDTDEIYKNMCSEVIKQHIPLKSA; encoded by the exons ATGACGACCCACCAGTTGCTAAACAAGAATGTTCGCTCCATGCCCTCCTGGGTG ACGGAGGCGAATGACCGCATCGGGCCCAAACCACCGCCCACTCCACCAAACGGGGTGGCTGGCGGTCTGCCCAAGGCGCCCGCCCTGCCGCCCAAGGCGAAGAGTACGCCGGAACCGGACTACGAGATCATCGAGTTCTCCAGTCAGCAGTACTCCAACGAACCGATGAAGACCACAGTGATCAGAACCAAGACGCCAG ATAACAAACTAAAGTGCACCCTGTGTGGTTCCCAGAATCCATGGGTAACCTGTGCCGAGTGCGCGGGCCAGATCTTTTGCGCCTCCTGCGACGACATGTTCCACAAGCATCCCAAGCGCAAGCAGCACATGCGAAAG GCAGTGGAGCAGGGCATACCGCCGATTCCACCAAAGGCGCAGCCCGGTGGTGGGGCACCACCGCCAGTGGCACCACCACGACGCACCAAACGAGGCCTGTTGACACCGTTTCTGGGCCGCAAGGATCAG ATGCTGCCGCCGCCCTCGCCCACGCCCTCGCACAAGTCGCTGGGCGGCTGGCGGGGATCGCTCGGGGGCggggccacgcccccagtgCCACCAGTTGCCAACAGCAACCAGATGAACCAGATGAACAACCGACCACTGCCAGAACCACCGCGCAGCGAGGGCGGTGGATCTTCCAGGTCGGGCACGCCCAAGTCCGTGTTCGACGCCATCCAGCGACCGCCGTCGGtgcagctggagaagatcAAGAGCAAGGCCAGCGCCACCCTGGATCGCATGGCCATACTGCAGCAGCGCTATCGCCAGCAGAAGGCTCGCCAGGATCTGAGCGCCAACAGCGAACAG CATTTGTCGAATGGAGCCGGCTTCGAGCACTGGTCAAACATTTCACCATCGCCCTCGCATTTTCGTTCCGGCAGCATGTCATCCGGTCTGAACTCATCCCATTTCGATCTCTCGGATGACTCACAATTTCACAATTCCTTGCTGCTCCAACAACGACAGGCGGCCGGCGCCCAGCGGCGTCAGATGAGCACCTCGGTGTTCAACCTCAATTCAAATCCACGTCGTCCTCTGGCCGAAACCCAGAACGGTAGTGCCTGGCTCGCCAATCAGCGCATCCAGCAG GCCCAATCAATGGCGCAGCTAAACTGCGCTGGATGTCAGCAGAGCCAGCAGCAACCTGGCTGGCCACAGCATCCGCACCACCTACATGCTCAGCACCAGCATCCCGATCAGTGGTCACAGTTCGGCTCCCAACAGCAGTTTAACAACTCCAACCTGTCCCTCAACGTGGGACCGGGTTACATCTCGCAACAGCATCATCCGCACTATCCGCCACCGGTGTTCATGACCCAGCGCGGAATGATGCCCAACGTTTATCCCGGAGCACCCGGCTATCCCATGATGCATCCAG GCGTCATGGGAATGCCACCTTCAGCTGCGTCCAGAGCTGCATCCCGTTCCCGGTATGCTGCATCGCCAACACCCAGCCGCAAGTCGATGTCCTTGCGGCGCAAGCGCAATAGCTACGTGGATGACGAACTAACGGATGACGAGGACTCCGACCAGGATGACCGCAGATCCTTGGTGTCCAATCGCTCGGGCATGACCAGTGCCTCGCGCTCCCAGCACCACCAAAACCACCACCAGCCCCGCCAAAGGCGCCTGTCCAGTGCCTCCCAACTTATAGCCAGCGACGAACTGGATGGCGATCAGAGGCACGGAATGAGGCAGCACAAGATGCGGGATCGTCGGGGATCCATTGCCAAGTCCGTGCAGAGCGAGTGGCTGCCGGAGCGACGTGAAAATGAGGGAACCCTTACCAGAAACAAAACAGCAACGGACTCGGCCAGAACCAGTCGCATTTACTCCGACCTGGAGTCCGAGGGATCGGCTGCTCGGGCCCTGGTTCAAGCCAAGATCCAGCAGAAGCTTCAAGAAGCCGATCAGCACAAATCCACGAAGAAGGCTGAGCAGAAACGCAAGCCGGAGATGAAGGACGAGAATACACAGGCTGCGGCGGTGGTGCAAAAAGTGGTGACACCAGCCCAAGAGGAGAGTGCCTCGGAGTACGAGGAAGTGATCGAAGAGGTAACCGCCTCGGAGAGTGAGGCTGATGCTGAAGCCGCAGACGATCCCCAGGAAGTTCCTGACGAGATTGGGGCAGATGATCTCGGTCCACCACCTTCCACCCCTGACCACGAATGGGAGTGCGAATTCTGCACGTTCGTGAACGAGCCCAACATTAAGATCTGCTCCATATGCTGCAAGACGCCCTCCAAACCTCCAGTGCAGCCCACCAAGGCCAAAAAGGCTGAGGAAAAACCACAGCCGCCAGCTGAAAAGTCAAGTAATATCAAAGTGGCTTCCAAGCCGGAAGCCAAGCAATTGCAAAAGCCTACTACGAAAAGCCAACAACCCAGTCAGAAACCCGTTGCTGCGTCTGCGAAGACCACTCATGCCACCTCCACAACCAGCTCGAAAGCATCTCCTGCTGTAAACTCCAAGAGCACCTCCAGTATTCCCGTCAAGACGCCATCGAAATCCACGCTGAAAACTTCGTCGGAAAATGAATCCGATAACTCGCTGGCCAAGAGTCTGCTGCACAAAG AGTCCGTTGAAAACATTTGGAATACGCTGGATGAGAGCATTCAGGCGCAGGCGGAGCAGGTGCTCAAGAAGGCTCAAAAGGTCTCCACCGGCTGTGGTGGTACTCCTCCCCGTGAAACAGCGGCCGTGGAAATGGGTACCTCGCCGCCTCCCCAGAGCATTTCCACCCAGACCTACGACGCCCTGCCCTTCAACTCAAAGCAGGAGGAAATCCCCACCGTTGTTCCGGACCGCTTCACCACTCCAGAACCGAATAAGATGGAGCGACGAGCGCACTATCGCAGCAACtcccagctgcagcaggagaaTGAGCGATATCGGAGTGCCAATGACCTGCGGTATCACGATGGCTTTGGATTGGATCCCTACAGTGCCGGCCTGGTCACCAAGAGACCCAATTTCATAAACGAGCTCCGCATGCTGCAACTT CAAGTATCTTCACCTTTCGATATGCCCCATGAGACGACGTTCGGAGTCAAGCACGAACCTGCCAGAGatccggaaacggaaatgcacATCATACTGAAGGAACTGGAGCTGTACAAGTTCACGGTGGAGGAACTGGAAGCTGCGCTGAAGTACTGCTCCCCGGACACTCATCCCATTCAGTGGCTGCGCGAGAACTGGCACAAGCTGGTGCAGACCGTGCAGAGTTTGTCCACCAAGTACGGCCAGGAGAGGGGTGAGAACACGATCGGAACCGTGTCCCAGAACGAGGCTCGCGAGGCACTGCGCAACTCAGGGGGAAATGTGTGGCAGGCGGTGGCGGACTGCATCCAACAGAGGCAGCAGAAGTACAGGAAACTGGCGGCCAAGGGCAACTTCCTGCGTGAGGACATCGTGAACGCGCTGACCGCGCACCAAGGTAATGTGGAGCAGGCGCTGGTGGAGCTGAATCGCACGCAACTCAAGCCATTTCTAATGCGCATCTGGGGCTCGCCGAATGGCGTTGAGAATGAGAGTGGTGTGGCCATAGACACCAAGTCGG GAGCGAGCCTGGAGGCAGAGTTGCTGAATCCCCCAGTGGCATCCATCTTGCCTTCACAGATTATTCAAGAGGATATCAAGGTGGAAGCTCTTCCCATTCAGTCCCCTCCCATCATAGCTGACTCGGAAACCCGACCTGCAGAGCAACCAGTAGAGCTTGTGCTAGAAATCCCCTCAGAAGTTGTGCATCCTTCCGTTGAACCTGATGGCATTGAAGAACCCACTGCCCTGCCCATTACACCTGCACCACCCATCGCTGATTCGGAATCGCGACCCGTGGAGCCGCCTGTCGAAACCGTACTGGAAGAACCCAAAAAGGTAACCCCGAGCATGAAAGGCAAGACTGCAAACAGCGGGACTGCCTCCAAAGGTCCCCCCACGTCAAGCACGTCTAAAACCACAAAGTCCACAGTCAGTAAGATCCCCAAACCCACCAATGAACCCACTAACAAATCGAATAGCACCACCCAATACAAGAAGGTTCCGCTGCGCTCCAAGTCCTTCTCGGCACCCATGGGCATTTCATCCGTGAAGCGAATCCAGGAGGTCTACCTGCAGAAACAGAGCACATCGATTGCGGCCAGTCGAGTGCCGCTCAAGAGCAGTCCCATTACCAAGAAGTCAATCAACGATGCCATCAGCAGGTTTAACTCCCACCAGGCCGATGGACCCAGCACCAGtggagcagcggcagcggctgcAGCGGCATTGTTGAAACCTCGATCCCAGCCCCGAATCCCCAAGAAGAAGTACCACGAGACCTGCTTCTCGGACGACGACTACGAGACCTCGGCCacggaggaggagcaggaggaacCCAACCTGGCCGAACCCCAGAAAGCCGAGCAGCTGAAGCGTAAGATGAGTATGCCCGTTTTTCGGGCATATCCTAGTGTTCAAGAGCCGGTTATCGAGGACCCAGCG ATCCTTGCCCGCAAGTATGTCGATCAGGAGCTGGTGACCAATATCGCTGAGGCCCAGATAGCCGCCACCTTGGTGAGCATGAAGTTCTCGGAGGACGTGGCCTTGTGGGCGGCCAGGGAGTGCTCGGATCTGGACCAGGCCATTGCCATGCTGCAGCAGGAGTGCGAGCTCTGCATGAACAGCTATCCCATGAATCAGATGGTGTCCATGCTGAAGTGTCTGCACAAGTGCTGCAAACAGTGTGCCAAGAGCTACTTTACAGTTCAG ATAACCGATCGCAGTATCAACGATTGCAGTTGCCCGTTCTGCAAACTGCCCGAACTGAGCAATGAGGCTCAGCATGAGGATGAGCACCTCGAGTACTTCTCCAACCTGGACATCTTCCTGAAGAGCATCCTGGACAACGACGTGCACGAACTCTTCCAGCGCAAATTGCGCGATCGATCGCTGCTGCAGGACCCCAACTTCAAGTGGTGCATCCAGTGCTCCTCCGGATTCTTCGCCCGGCCCAAGCAGAAGCGACTGATCTGTCCGGACTGTGGATCCGTGACGTGTGCCCAGTGCCGCAAACCCTGGGAGCGCCAGCACGAGGGCAGCAGCTGCGAGGCTTACCTGGAGTGGAAGCGCGAAAACGATCCCGAGCTGCAGGCGCAGGGTGTCCAGGAGCATTTGGCCCAGAACGGCATCGATTGTCCGAAGTGCAAGTTTCGCTACTCGCTGGCTAG GGGCGGATGCATGCATTTCACCTGCACGCAGTGCAAATTCGAGTTCTGCTACGGTTGTGCCCGACCCTTCATGATGGGCGCCAAGTGCACGGTGTCCATGTACTGTGCCAAGCTCGGTCTGCATGCCCATCATCCGCGCAACTGCCTGTTCTACCTGAGAGACAAGATCCCCATGCAGCTGCAGTTCCTGCTCAAGGAGCAGAAGGTCAAGTTCGATACGGAGCCCATGCAGATCAAGGACGAGTCCAGCAGTTCGTCCAAGGCTCGTGCCCAGGCCCGCTGTCCCATCCCGCTGCAAAAGGAGACGCCACAAGGACTTGTCGATACAGTGTGCAACACCGAAGTTCCCGACAAACATGCGGGCATGTGTCG CACACATTACGTTGAGTATTTGGCCGCCAAGGTGGCCAAGGCTGGCATCGATCCACTGCCCATCTTCGATTTGACGGACTGCGTCCAGGAGCTTCGCAGGCGAGGCATCGCTCTGCCGGAGAGAGGACCCTGGGACACCGATGAGATCTACAAGAACATGTGCTCCGAG GTAATCAAACAGCATATACCACTGAAATCGGCATGA